One Portunus trituberculatus isolate SZX2019 chromosome 45, ASM1759143v1, whole genome shotgun sequence DNA segment encodes these proteins:
- the LOC123519314 gene encoding DNA replication complex GINS protein SLD5-like: MSDVDEDLVASSDGEEDMMTAPEVLQRLEEAWVIERMSPTLEHHQTDVVDCMLEQIDQMTENIKKCKKQDFRAALHKMEIDRIRYVLSSYLRVRLEKIERYAHHLLEKDASVTDPLQAVLSPQEASYAKEYVSSMESHFQKVVLQQMPEIIRGFDAVKECVKPNLESYVFFKVKKAVPGVLVEDFRGEGRDEEVDLEEGSQYLMRYNTVKDLLQSGTVVFI, from the exons ATGTCTGACGTGGATGAAGATTTAGTGGCGTCGTCTGATGGCGAGGAGGACATGATGACAGCGCCAGAGGTCCTTCAGAGGctagaggag GCATGGGTTATAGAGAGGATGTCACCCACGCTGGAGCATCACCAGACTGATGTTGTTGACTGCATGCTGGAGCAGATTGACCAGATGAcagagaacataaaaaaatgcaagaaacaaGATTTTAGAGCAGCTTTACACAAGATGGAG ATTGACCGGATACGTTATGTTTTGAGCAGCTACCTGCGTGTCAGGctagaaaagattgaaagataCGCTCATCATCTCCTAGAGAAGGATGCATCAGTGACAGACCCATTACAAGCAGTTCTCTCACCTCAAGAAGCATCTTATGCCAAAGA GTATGTATCTAGCATGGAATCACACTTCCAGAAAGTTGTACTGCAACAAATGCCTGAAATCATTCGTGGTTTTGATGCAGTTAAAGAGTGTGTGAAGCCAAATTTGGAGAGTTATGTCTTCTTCAAAGTGAAAAAAGCAGTTCCTGGGGTCCTTGTGGAGGATttcagaggagaaggaag GGATGAAGAGGTTGATCTGGAAGAGGGAAGCCAATACCTGATGCGCTATAATACTGTGAAGGATCTGCTGCAGTCCGGTACAGTTGTATTCATATGA
- the LOC123519485 gene encoding twinfilin-1-like, whose protein sequence is MSHQTGITANEELLSFFSSCRNGDVRAFSVTIEDEALSLGTWKPPHKSWEEDYDPVVLPMLKPKQPSYILYRLDSQAHGGYEWVLISWSPDDSPVRQKMLYASTKATLKKEFGAAQIKDEIFGTVQDDVSLDGLHRHRKSASAPVPLTAREEEINEIKKQEVGVDISVDTKHQTMAGISFPLVPNALQAIKNFTTGNLQYVQLKIDMSAEEIQLESTAESLVVSGLPSRVPDSAARYHLYRFDHNYEGDFYHSVLFIYSMPGYACPIKERMLYSSSKNPVIDLLENGLSLVIAKKLEIGEGSELTEEYLLDEIHPKQNLHRPKFAKPKGPANRGAKRLTKAPKDGEGNP, encoded by the exons ATGTCACATCAGACTGGAATAACAG cAAATGAAGAGTTGCTGAGCTTCTTCAGTAGCTGTCGGAATGGGGATGTTCGAGCTTTTTCAGTCACTATTGAAGATG AGGCCCTTAGCCTTGGAACCTGGAAACCTCCTCACAAGTCATGGGAGGAGGATTATGACCCAGTGGTGCTACCCATGTTGAAGCCAAAGCAGCCTTCGTATATTCTTTATAG GCTGGACAGTCAAGCACATGGAGGCTATGAGTGGGTACTAATCAGCTGGTCCCCCGATGACTCGCCGGTGAGGCAGAAGATGTTGTATGCTTCCACCAAGGCCACTCTCAAGAAAGAGTTCGGAGCAGCACAGATCAAGGATGAGATTTTTGGCACAGTGCAG GATGATGTGAGCTTGGACGGCTTGCATCGCCACCGCAAGTCTGCCTCAGCTCCCGTGCCTCTCACAGCCAGG gaggaagagataaatgaaatcAAGAAGCAGGAGGTGGGTGTGGACATCAGCGTGGACACAAAACATCAAACAATGGCCggcatttctttccctctagtTCCAAATGCTCTTCAGGCCATCAAGAATTTTACAACAGGAAATCTACAGTATGTCCAGCTCAAGATAG ATATGTCAGCTGAAGAGATCCAGCTGGAAAGCACTGCTGAGTCCCTGGTAGTAAGTGGCCTGCCAAGCCGTGTGCCTGACTCAGCTGCCCGCTACCACCTCTACCGCTTTGACCACAACTATGAGGGTGACTTCTACCACAGTGTTT tgttcatCTACTCCATGCCTGGGTATGCCTGTCCCATCAAGGAGAGAATGTTGTACTCTAGCAGCAAAAATCCTGTTATAGACCTCCTGGAAAATGGACTCAGCCTGGTTATTGCAAAAAAG CTTGAAATAGGCGAAGGCTCTGAACTAACAGAGGAGTATCTGCTGGATGAGATTCATCCCAAACAAAACCTTCATCGTCCCAAGTTTGCCAAACCCAAAGGTCCAGCAAATCGAGGTGCCAAGAGGCTGACCAAGGCCCCCAAGGATGGTGAAGGGAACCCCTAG